The genomic interval TTTGCATAGGAGACGGCACACCTCGCGGTAGTGTCTACGCCCCTACCCAAAAAGTTATCGTATTTCCTTGTGAAGTGTATGTTTTTGACAGAAAGGACAGTATTTCATCCGTTCATATCGACTTTGGTTCGTCCGACGGTTCCGAGTCGTCACATAATTCCGCCGACCACATACATCACATGCTAATATTACAATGTCTCTGGCCATAATAAGCACTCTACTTTCGATAAATGGAGCCGATGACCGGGATTGAACCGGTGACCTCGTCCTTACCAAGGACGCGCTCTACCGACTGA from Candidatus Poribacteria bacterium carries:
- the rpmG gene encoding 50S ribosomal protein L33 gives rise to the protein MARDIVILACDVCGRRNYVTTRNRRTNQSRYERMKYCPFCQKHTLHKEIR